The following proteins are co-located in the Marispirochaeta aestuarii genome:
- a CDS encoding mandelate racemase/muconate lactonizing enzyme family protein: protein MKIRDIRTHLLKAPLGDKRFYSSQAAFPARTSLLVEVIAEDGRVGWGEGGQWGPTEPPAAVIEQIFKPMLIGRSVHDVTRIWEELYGYTRDFARRGPYLEAQSALDVALWDLKGQDLGVPIHSLFGGAFRDSVPAYATGCYYRGADVHDEAAVLEALKKEAASYVEAGFSILKIKTGLWPVDKDAKRIAAVREAVGPDIALLSDANHAYRASDALRVGRILEEYGYLMFEEPVPPEDLDGYRRLRSSLNIAIAGGECEYTRWGFRDLIVGGTLDIVQPDISVAGGLSEFAKILALATAYNLMVLPHVWGSGIALAASLQALAIIPESPYRAFPLPFETEPIVEFDRNPNPLRDDLITTPFSLVDGRLPVPQKPGLGVEVNREVLKKYTT, encoded by the coding sequence ATGAAGATACGCGATATCCGCACCCATCTGTTAAAGGCCCCCCTGGGGGACAAACGTTTTTACTCCTCCCAGGCAGCCTTTCCCGCCCGGACGAGTCTTCTGGTAGAGGTCATCGCGGAAGACGGCCGTGTCGGCTGGGGCGAAGGTGGGCAGTGGGGCCCCACGGAACCGCCTGCCGCAGTGATTGAACAGATATTCAAGCCCATGCTCATCGGCCGTTCCGTTCACGACGTTACCCGGATCTGGGAAGAACTCTACGGCTACACCCGGGATTTCGCCCGCAGGGGACCCTACCTGGAGGCACAGAGCGCCCTGGACGTGGCTCTCTGGGACCTGAAGGGACAAGACCTGGGGGTGCCCATCCATTCCCTCTTCGGCGGAGCCTTCCGGGATTCCGTGCCCGCCTACGCCACGGGCTGCTACTACCGTGGTGCGGACGTCCATGACGAGGCAGCCGTGCTGGAGGCCCTGAAAAAAGAGGCGGCATCCTACGTTGAGGCAGGTTTTTCCATCCTGAAAATCAAGACCGGCCTGTGGCCTGTAGACAAAGATGCCAAACGCATCGCCGCCGTCCGCGAAGCCGTGGGACCGGATATTGCCCTGCTCTCCGACGCAAACCACGCCTACAGGGCCTCAGATGCCCTTCGGGTGGGAAGAATACTGGAAGAGTACGGCTACCTTATGTTCGAGGAACCGGTTCCTCCGGAGGACCTGGACGGTTACCGGCGCCTCCGTTCTTCCCTGAACATCGCTATTGCCGGAGGTGAGTGTGAATATACCCGCTGGGGCTTCCGGGACCTGATCGTCGGCGGAACCCTGGATATCGTTCAGCCGGATATTTCCGTAGCCGGCGGACTTTCGGAGTTCGCCAAGATCCTCGCCCTGGCCACCGCCTACAATCTGATGGTGCTTCCCCACGTATGGGGCTCCGGTATCGCCCTGGCAGCCTCGCTCCAGGCCCTGGCGATTATCCCCGAGTCCCCCTACCGGGCATTCCCCCTCCCCTTCGAGACCGAGCCCATCGTTGAGTTCGACAGAAACCCCAATCCCCTGCGGGACGACCTCATTACCACGCCCTTCAGCCTGGTTGACGGACGCCTACCGGTTCCGCAGAAGCCCGGACTGGGAGTGGAGGTTAACCGGGAGGTACTGAAGAAGTACACAACCTGA
- a CDS encoding VOC family protein, with amino-acid sequence MFTKLEHVALSVKDIERSIEFYRDVIGFEVKMRLEPDPKLPQEKVVALKGAAPRIAHLYLGGFMLELFQYLSPVGRPIPEDFTQADNGFTHISLTSTDTRADYKYLVEKGVEFLSEPTEFRPGVWICFFKGPDGEIVEVRQT; translated from the coding sequence ATGTTTACCAAACTTGAACATGTTGCTTTAAGTGTAAAGGACATTGAACGTTCAATTGAGTTCTACCGTGATGTAATCGGGTTCGAGGTAAAAATGCGTCTGGAACCGGATCCCAAACTTCCCCAGGAAAAGGTGGTAGCCCTCAAGGGCGCTGCACCCCGGATTGCTCATCTGTACCTGGGAGGATTCATGCTGGAACTCTTTCAGTACCTGAGCCCGGTTGGTCGTCCCATCCCCGAGGATTTTACCCAGGCGGACAACGGTTTCACCCACATCTCCCTTACCTCCACCGATACCCGGGCCGACTACAAGTACCTGGTGGAAAAAGGCGTAGAGTTCCTGAGCGAACCGACGGAATTCCGCCCCGGTGTCTGGATCTGCTTTTTTAAAGGACCCGACGGAGAAATCGTGGAGGTACGGCAGACATGA